From the Hyphomicrobium sp. ghe19 genome, one window contains:
- a CDS encoding cell envelope integrity EipB family protein, which produces MIVREGYVTIALLVLAGQMPVAPAAAADLIPFAPHRAVYELSMGDSTAGSGVTGVAGRMVYELSGSQCDGYTQNMRFVTVMTNQEGTETLSDLRNSSWEEADAKKLRFSSTQYQNDKLADASQGDAARSKGAMPVVGVDLVKPAKKRVSLPTDIYFPMQHASTLVQAAKSGLKMFAANLYDGSEQGEKYYLTNTVIGKKFDRSTKTVPASFKGADILASVDSWPMTISYFEAGKDKSDQTPSYELSFRYFENGVTSNLKIDYGEFSIKGELKELTALTPGKCPETKDAH; this is translated from the coding sequence ATGATAGTGCGTGAAGGCTATGTCACGATCGCGCTTCTTGTTCTTGCCGGTCAGATGCCGGTTGCGCCGGCGGCTGCAGCCGATCTTATCCCATTTGCCCCACATCGAGCGGTCTACGAGCTTTCGATGGGAGACTCAACGGCGGGCTCGGGCGTGACGGGCGTTGCCGGCCGGATGGTTTATGAACTCAGCGGCTCGCAGTGTGACGGCTATACGCAGAACATGCGTTTCGTGACGGTGATGACGAACCAGGAAGGGACCGAGACGCTCAGCGATCTCAGGAACTCGAGCTGGGAAGAGGCAGACGCGAAGAAGCTCAGGTTTTCTTCGACGCAATATCAGAACGATAAGCTCGCAGACGCGAGCCAAGGGGATGCAGCGCGTTCGAAAGGTGCGATGCCGGTCGTCGGCGTCGATCTCGTAAAGCCCGCGAAAAAACGCGTGTCGTTGCCGACCGATATTTATTTTCCGATGCAGCACGCTTCGACGCTCGTCCAGGCGGCTAAAAGCGGTTTGAAGATGTTTGCGGCCAATCTCTACGACGGGTCGGAGCAAGGCGAGAAATATTATTTGACGAATACTGTCATTGGCAAAAAGTTCGACAGAAGCACTAAGACTGTCCCAGCTTCCTTCAAAGGTGCGGACATTCTGGCGAGCGTCGATTCTTGGCCAATGACGATCAGTTATTTTGAGGCCGGCAAGGACAAGAGCGATCAAACGCCGTCCTATGAGTTATCGTTTCGCTATTTCGAGAATGGCGTCACGAGCAATCTGAAGATTGATTACGGTGAGTTCTCCATCAAGGGTGAACTCAAGGAGCTGACGGCGCTGACGCCCGGTAAGTGCCCGGAAACGAAGGACGCGCATTAG
- a CDS encoding DUF3572 domain-containing protein translates to MLRSRSKPMTKDDAEAVALQVLAFLLADPNQTSRFLSLTGLSPDDLRGVASSRELQAAMFDYILSDEGLLLSFCQEAGIDPAIMGPAHQLLTGPIDFS, encoded by the coding sequence ATGCTTCGGTCCAGATCAAAACCTATGACTAAGGATGATGCGGAGGCCGTAGCGTTGCAGGTGCTGGCATTCCTGCTCGCCGACCCAAATCAAACTTCGCGTTTTCTTTCATTGACTGGGCTTTCACCTGACGATCTTCGAGGCGTTGCCAGTTCGCGCGAGCTGCAAGCAGCAATGTTCGACTACATTCTTTCAGACGAAGGACTGTTGCTGTCGTTCTGCCAGGAAGCCGGCATCGATCCAGCGATCATGGGCCCGGCCCATCAACTCCTCACAGGACCAATCGATTTCTCATAA
- a CDS encoding response regulator translates to MTYQESGTNVERRVPEPRPTVRSVLIVEDNELNMKLFNDLLVAHGYKTIQTRNGFDALELARKHRPDLILMDIQLPEVSGLEVTRWLKDDDSLREIPIVAVTAFAMKGDEERIRSGGCEAYISKPISVMAFLETVRKFIGPSKP, encoded by the coding sequence ATGACGTATCAGGAATCCGGAACGAACGTCGAGCGTCGCGTGCCTGAGCCGCGGCCAACGGTGCGATCTGTCCTGATCGTCGAAGACAATGAGCTCAATATGAAGCTCTTCAACGATCTCCTCGTTGCGCACGGCTACAAGACGATCCAGACGCGAAATGGCTTCGACGCGCTCGAACTCGCGCGCAAGCACCGTCCCGATCTGATCTTGATGGACATCCAGTTGCCTGAAGTTTCCGGCCTCGAGGTGACGAGATGGCTGAAGGACGATGACAGTCTCCGCGAAATTCCGATCGTCGCAGTAACGGCTTTCGCGATGAAGGGGGACGAGGAAAGGATCCGGTCAGGTGGTTGCGAAGCTTACATTTCGAAGCCGATTTCGGTGATGGCGTTTCTCGAAACCGTTCGAAAGTTCATCGGCCCGTCGAAGCCGTAG
- a CDS encoding PleD family two-component system response regulator, with amino-acid sequence MTARVLVVDDILANVKLLEARLQAEYFEVLTANSGQQALDILARESIDVVLLDVMMPGMDGFEVCRRIKGSHATHHIPVVMVTALDQPSDKVLGLESGADDFLTKPVDDIALVTRVKNLARLKMLNDEMIMRASTGKDMGIPDDGSLARALSARSGRVMLVDDHPRSAARLLEVLSKANDACAERDAQTALVRLAGGNFDLLIVSLSLQDADGLRLCSQVRSLERTRHLPVIMLVEPGDEARLLRGLDMGVNDYLMRPIDRHELLARVKTQIKRKRHSDFLRHRLAESVEQAITDSLTGLHNRRYMEGHLRTLVSEAVRTGRNLSMLVADIDHFKNVNDTYGHDVGDAVLREFSVRLRRNTRGIDLACRLGGEEFVIIMPDTDLTHAYQVGERLRACVASDEFAIGDGRSIRVTASVGIGTLETSDDTPETMFKRADCALYIAKRRGRNRVVADAA; translated from the coding sequence ATGACAGCCCGCGTACTCGTCGTCGATGATATTCTTGCCAATGTGAAGCTTCTCGAGGCGAGGCTGCAGGCGGAGTATTTCGAAGTTCTCACCGCCAACAGCGGGCAGCAGGCTCTCGATATTTTGGCGCGCGAAAGCATCGATGTCGTGCTGCTCGACGTCATGATGCCCGGCATGGACGGGTTCGAGGTGTGCCGGCGCATCAAGGGCAGTCACGCGACCCATCACATTCCCGTCGTCATGGTCACGGCACTCGATCAGCCGTCCGATAAGGTCCTTGGCCTCGAAAGCGGCGCCGACGATTTCCTCACCAAGCCCGTCGATGACATCGCACTCGTTACGCGCGTGAAAAATCTCGCGCGTCTCAAGATGCTGAACGACGAAATGATCATGCGTGCCTCGACCGGCAAGGACATGGGCATTCCGGACGATGGCTCGCTCGCACGGGCGCTTTCCGCGAGATCGGGCCGGGTCATGCTGGTCGACGACCATCCCCGTTCGGCGGCACGCCTTCTCGAAGTTCTATCCAAAGCCAACGACGCCTGCGCGGAGCGCGATGCGCAGACCGCGCTGGTGCGCCTCGCGGGGGGCAATTTCGATCTTCTGATCGTGAGTTTGTCGTTGCAGGACGCCGACGGCTTGAGGCTTTGCTCGCAAGTGCGTTCGCTCGAGCGTACACGGCATCTGCCGGTCATCATGCTGGTCGAGCCGGGGGACGAGGCGCGCTTGCTCCGCGGGCTCGATATGGGCGTTAACGACTATCTGATGCGTCCGATCGACCGGCACGAGCTGCTCGCGCGCGTGAAGACCCAGATCAAGCGGAAGCGGCATTCGGATTTCCTACGGCATCGCCTCGCTGAGAGCGTCGAGCAGGCCATCACCGACTCGCTGACGGGGCTTCATAATCGCCGCTACATGGAAGGGCATCTTCGAACATTGGTCTCGGAAGCGGTCCGCACCGGCCGCAACCTGTCGATGCTCGTTGCCGACATCGACCATTTCAAGAACGTCAACGACACGTACGGTCACGACGTCGGCGATGCCGTGCTCAGAGAGTTTTCTGTACGCCTTCGGCGGAACACGCGCGGGATCGATCTTGCGTGCCGGCTCGGCGGCGAAGAGTTCGTTATCATCATGCCGGACACTGATCTCACGCACGCCTACCAGGTCGGCGAGCGATTGCGCGCATGCGTGGCATCCGATGAATTTGCGATCGGCGACGGCAGAAGCATCCGCGTGACGGCGAGCGTCGGGATCGGCACGCTGGAAACGTCTGACGACACACCCGAGACAATGTTCAAGCGTGCGGATTGCGCGCTCTACATCGCCAAAAGGCGCGGACGAAACCGGGTCGTCGCCGATGCGGCGTAA